The genomic interval CATAATTCCGCTTTCGGCTGCAATCACAAACAAAACAAAATCGATTCCGCTAACTCCTCCAACGGTGGTATGAACAAAATCTTTATGCCCGGGAACATCAATTATTCCGATTGTTTCCTGGTCTGAAAGTTTAAAGCATGAAAATCCGAGATTTATAGTAATGCCTCTTCTTTTTTCTTCTTTATGAGTATCGCAATCGACATTTGTAAGTGCCTTGATAAGTGCCGTTTTTCCATGATCTACATGTCCGGCAGTTCCCATTATCAAATGTCTCATAATTTGCAATTTTTGTATTCAATCTTCAGCCTATATTTTTGTGTTTGTATATCATTTGAATAATAGTTAGCTTTTAAAATAGACTTCGCTAATTGCTTTTGGAATATATTTGAGATCTTCGTCAAATAATGTCAGAAGATTGAATTGAATTTTCCCTTTTTTCAAAACTCCTAATATTGGTGTTTTCAGATTTAATAATTCGTGGTACATTTTTTTCGCAAATGAAATTTCATTAGGCTCCAATTTCGTGGTGTTTTCAATTACAATTGAATAACTATCAATTGAAGTTTCGGGCATTGCACCGCCACCAAATTGCCCTTTGCTTTTTACTATTTCAGAATGAATATTATTTTTCTCTAATTCTTGTTTTATGAAATTTGCATTTTCTAACAATTCTGTTTTTGGTCTCGAAATGATTTTATAAACCAGATTGTTTTGTTCTAATGATTTTTCGTTGAGGTAATATTTGCATGCATTTTCAAGAAAGGCCAAACTTAATTTACCTACTCTCAAAGCCCTCATCATGGGGTTTTTCTTCAGGATATTTATCATTTGCTGATTCCCGGCAATAATTCCGGCTTGAGGTCCTCCGAGCAATTTGTCGCAACTGAAGGAAACCAAATCTATGCCTGACAAAAGTGCTGATTTTACATCCGGTTCGTTTTCTAATGCTGTGTTTTTCATTTGTTTTAAAAGTCCGGAACCCATGTCATAGACTACCGGAATTTTATGTTTTTTGCCCAAGTTTACCAATTCCTCAAGTTTAGCTTCTTCGGTAAAACCTTTTATTTTGTAATTTGATGTATGAATTTTAAATAGTAAAGCTGTGTTTTGCTTAATTGATTTTTCATAATCGCTGATTCTTGTTTTGTTGGTGGTGCCTACTTCAATCATTTTGCAGCCCGATGCCTGCATGATGTCGGGAATCCTAAACGAACCACCAATTTCAATCAGTTCGCCCCGAGAAACTATCACTTCTTTGTTTTTGGCAAAAACATTAAGAATTAGAAGGATTGCTGCTGCATTATTGTTCACTATCAAAATATCTTCTGCACCGGTAAAAAATTTTAACAGCTTGCAAGCATGAATATTTCTATCGCTACGAACTCCTTTTTTCAAATCAAATTCGAGATTGTTATATCCCGATATTACTTTCATTGAGTCATTTATTAATAATTCGCCGAAAGGGACTCTCCCAAGGTTTGTATGAATAATAATTCCTGTGGCATTCACAACAGATTTCAAGCTATTGCTCACCATTGCCAAGGTCTCAAATTCAACCTGTTTTATGATTTCTTCAATTGAAGGTAGCGGCTTCTCTCTTTTGATTTCTTCTCTATAATTCGATATAGTTTTTCGCATTAAATAAATAATCAAATCTCTACCGTATTTTCCGATTAAGGATTTGATAACTTCTGAATTTAACAGAGTATCAATGCCGGGTAAATTTTTATATTTATTCATTATAAAAAATTTGAGTAAACTATGCTCTCTGCCTCTAATTCATCTTATAAATTCTCAATTATTTTCATGTACAATTTACGACTAAATTTATTTATATCAATTATCTTTTTTTATAAGGCTATATTTTAAATGGCCAAAATGTTTTTTGTGACTCTGTCTTTATTTCTAATTATCAATTAGATATGCAGTTTCTTTAGCTTTTCAAAAA from Bacteroidota bacterium carries:
- the selA gene encoding L-seryl-tRNA(Sec) selenium transferase, with product MNKYKNLPGIDTLLNSEVIKSLIGKYGRDLIIYLMRKTISNYREEIKREKPLPSIEEIIKQVEFETLAMVSNSLKSVVNATGIIIHTNLGRVPFGELLINDSMKVISGYNNLEFDLKKGVRSDRNIHACKLLKFFTGAEDILIVNNNAAAILLILNVFAKNKEVIVSRGELIEIGGSFRIPDIMQASGCKMIEVGTTNKTRISDYEKSIKQNTALLFKIHTSNYKIKGFTEEAKLEELVNLGKKHKIPVVYDMGSGLLKQMKNTALENEPDVKSALLSGIDLVSFSCDKLLGGPQAGIIAGNQQMINILKKNPMMRALRVGKLSLAFLENACKYYLNEKSLEQNNLVYKIISRPKTELLENANFIKQELEKNNIHSEIVKSKGQFGGGAMPETSIDSYSIVIENTTKLEPNEISFAKKMYHELLNLKTPILGVLKKGKIQFNLLTLFDEDLKYIPKAISEVYFKS